The candidate division WOR-3 bacterium DNA window GTGCAGTAAAAGATAAACGGCTTCAACGCCTTTTTCCTCTAGATTTTCGAGGATTTCTTCGGTTATGTGAAGGCCGGCAGTCGGCGCGGCCACAGCTCCCGGAACGCCGGCGTAAATTGTCTGATACCTTTCTTTGTCAGAATTCTCGGCTTTTCTTTTTATATACGGCGGAAGAGGAGTTCCGCCGATTTTGTCTATCTCTTCCCAGGAAATCTCCTTTTCAGTGATGAATCTCACTGTTCTGAAAGAACCTTCTCTTCGGGTTTCGATGAGGATTTCAGTGTCAGAGTTGTCTAATTTTATCAGGTCATTCACTCTTATTCTCTTCGACGGCTTGACAAGGGAGTTGAAAACATTTTTTTCGGAAGTTTTCTCTGTCAGAAATATCTCCGCCGCTCCGCCCGTGGCTTTTTTTCTGCCCAGAAGTCTCGCCGATACGACTTTAGTGTTGTTCATAACGAGAACGTCGCCTTTTGATAAAAATGAAGGAAGATCAGAAACCAAATAATCGCGGGATATAGAGTTTTCGGATTTAGAGACGACGAGCATTTTAGAAGCGTCTCTTTTTTCAAGAGGAAACTGGGCTATTCTTTCCGGAGGAAGCTCGTAATTGAAATCTTCGGCTTTATAGTGAACCACTTGAAATGAATTTTTTCAGTGTTCTTCTCGCCTTGACCTTGTCTTTGACGCTGACATATACCGAGTAAATACCGTCTGCCGCTTCGGGATTTTCGACAGAAGAAGCTATCAATTCGGCGCTCAGGGCGTTCATCAGCCTGTAAGCCGGATTTCTGCCGGGGAACTCAGCAAGTTTGAAAACCTCAGTTTTCATCGAACAATCTGCCGTCAATTTTGACTCCAACGTAGGAATACGCCGCCGATGTGGCCATTCTGCCTCTCGGCGTTCTTTTTATCATGCCTTTTTTAATCAAAAAAGGTTCGTAAACCTCTTCAATCGTGTCGTCGCTTTCGCCGAGAGCGAGCGCGAGAGTTGAAAGGCCGACCGGCCCTCCTTCAAATTTCTTTATAATTGTTTCGAGGATGTCCCTGTCTATTTTTTCAAGTCCGAGCGAGTCAATGCCGTGGTTGTCCAGAGCCTGACAGGTTCTTTTGACTGAAATTCTGTTCTCCTTGCTCACCTGCGACCAATCTCTGACCCTCCTCAGGAGCCTGTTTGCTACTCTCGGCGTGCCGCGCGATCTTTTTGCTATTTCCACTGCCGCTTCCCTGTCAATTTCAATGCCGAGTATGGATGAAGATCTTTCGATTATAGTCGAGAGCTCCCGCACGTCGTAATAATCGAGCCTGAAAGTCATCCCGAATCTGGCCCTGAGAGGAGGCGTCAAAAGCCCGGTTCTCGTTGTAGCCCCAATCAGAGTAAAAGGTTTGAGTCTTATTTTTATAGTTCGCGCCGCAGGTCCTGAATCAATAATTATGTCCAGAGCAAAATCCTCCATCGCTGAATAAAGGTATTCCTCGACTATTTTGTTCATTCTGTGTATCTCGTCAATGAAAAGAACGTCTCTGAAAGAAAGGTTCGTCAGAATTCCGGCAAGATCTCCCGCTTTGTCAAGCACCGGCCCCGAAGTTGAAAAGAACTTCACTCCCATTTCCCTGGACACGATGTTCGCCAGAGTCGTTTTACCAAGCCCCGGAGGGCCGACAAAAAGGGTATGCTCAACCGCTTCTTCCCTGCCTTTAGCGGCGCTTATTGCAATTTTAAGGTTCTTTTTCAGGTCTTCCTGGCCCGGAAATTCTTCGAAAGTCTGCGGTCTTATAAGCTGTTCTGTCTTTCTGTCGCCTTCCTGAACTTTTGGATCGGTGTTTTCTTTCATATTTTCGCCAGGCTTTTTCTAATGAGCTCTTCGACGTCTATTCCGGGTTCTTTCGAAACAACCGATGCGACGGCCTTGTACGCGGCGATTCTCGAATAACCCAGTGTAACCAACGCGTTGACGGCGTCTTCTGACGAAGAAGACTCGAATTTCGCGGTTTTTCCTCCCTGAATTTTATCTTTCAGTTCAATTATCATCCTCTGAGCGGTTTTTTTCCCGATTCCTTTGAGCGTCTCCAGAAAACCGAGTTCTTCTGAACCAATGGCTTCTCTCAATCTGTCGGGATTGGATGCCGAAAGCATGGAAAGTGCCATCTTTGGACCGATTCCTTTTACTGTAGTCAGGAGAGAAAACA harbors:
- the ruvB gene encoding Holliday junction branch migration DNA helicase RuvB — translated: MKENTDPKVQEGDRKTEQLIRPQTFEEFPGQEDLKKNLKIAISAAKGREEAVEHTLFVGPPGLGKTTLANIVSREMGVKFFSTSGPVLDKAGDLAGILTNLSFRDVLFIDEIHRMNKIVEEYLYSAMEDFALDIIIDSGPAARTIKIRLKPFTLIGATTRTGLLTPPLRARFGMTFRLDYYDVRELSTIIERSSSILGIEIDREAAVEIAKRSRGTPRVANRLLRRVRDWSQVSKENRISVKRTCQALDNHGIDSLGLEKIDRDILETIIKKFEGGPVGLSTLALALGESDDTIEEVYEPFLIKKGMIKRTPRGRMATSAAYSYVGVKIDGRLFDEN
- the queA gene encoding tRNA preQ1(34) S-adenosylmethionine ribosyltransferase-isomerase QueA, with translation MVHYKAEDFNYELPPERIAQFPLEKRDASKMLVVSKSENSISRDYLVSDLPSFLSKGDVLVMNNTKVVSARLLGRKKATGGAAEIFLTEKTSEKNVFNSLVKPSKRIRVNDLIKLDNSDTEILIETRREGSFRTVRFITEKEISWEEIDKIGGTPLPPYIKRKAENSDKERYQTIYAGVPGAVAAPTAGLHITEEILENLEEKGVEAVYLLLHVGPGTFAYLSEDLKKHRMHAEYYELPEIAAEKINTAKKKGGRIFAVGTTTVRVLESCAESRGLVGKSSGWTSIFIYPPYEFKTVDGLLTNFHLPKTSLLCLVSAFAGRENILRSYRKALDSGYRFASYGDAMLILP
- the ruvA gene encoding Holliday junction branch migration protein RuvA, giving the protein MIEFLKGKLLKKTPAFAVLEIQGIGYKVLTSVTSFESLPEEGSEAFLWTKLCFSASQGRENIEMYGFFSQNERELFSLLTTVKGIGPKMALSMLSASNPDRLREAIGSEELGFLETLKGIGKKTAQRMIIELKDKIQGGKTAKFESSSSEDAVNALVTLGYSRIAAYKAVASVVSKEPGIDVEELIRKSLAKI